From uncultured Roseateles sp., the proteins below share one genomic window:
- a CDS encoding ATP-binding cassette domain-containing protein, with protein MLQVQDLVLHRGGKAVLHGVSLEIPAGQITALVGANGAGKSSTVMAIAGALPLTSGRIALAGQALHRLRPEAVRAAGVAVVPEGHKVLGDLSVRDNLRVAASALPAAEVPAALQRVLAIFPELEVKLALPAKSLSGGQKQMVCIAQALIGTPRYLVIDELSLGLSPMIVKRLADVVQQVAARGVGVLLIEQFTSLALAISTQAVVLERGRIAFSGASGTLRERPEILHSSYLGCVDTQITPTLGRAGLQG; from the coding sequence ATGTTGCAAGTTCAAGACCTGGTGCTGCACCGAGGTGGCAAGGCCGTGCTGCACGGCGTGAGCCTGGAGATACCGGCCGGCCAGATCACCGCCCTGGTGGGAGCCAATGGCGCCGGCAAGTCCAGCACGGTGATGGCCATCGCCGGGGCACTGCCGCTGACCAGCGGCCGCATCGCACTGGCCGGCCAGGCGCTGCACCGGCTGCGGCCCGAGGCGGTGCGTGCCGCCGGCGTGGCCGTGGTGCCCGAGGGCCACAAGGTGCTGGGCGACCTGAGTGTGCGCGACAACCTGCGCGTGGCCGCCAGCGCCCTGCCGGCCGCCGAGGTGCCGGCCGCGCTGCAGCGCGTGCTGGCCATTTTCCCGGAGCTTGAGGTCAAGCTGGCGCTGCCGGCCAAGTCGCTGTCGGGCGGGCAGAAGCAGATGGTCTGCATCGCCCAGGCGCTGATAGGCACGCCCCGCTATCTGGTCATCGACGAGCTGTCGCTGGGCCTGTCACCGATGATAGTCAAGCGCCTGGCCGATGTGGTGCAGCAGGTCGCGGCTCGGGGCGTGGGCGTGCTGCTGATCGAGCAGTTCACCAGCCTGGCCCTGGCCATCTCGACCCAGGCCGTCGTGCTGGAGCGGGGCCGCATTGCTTTCAGCGGCGCCTCGGGCACGCTGCGCGAGCGGCCCGAGATCCTGCACAGCAGTTATCTAGGGTGTGTTGACACTCAGATCACGCCCACGTTGGGGCGAGCAGGGCTGCAGGGCTAG
- a CDS encoding ATP-binding cassette domain-containing protein — protein sequence MIELNQVSVAFWGVKAVDSLTARLSAPVCGLIGPNGAGKTTLVNLLSGLVPAAEGTVHVQGTPLLGMKPIARVRFGVRRSFQTEQVVEDLNVWDNVRAVLDHVPHERATVQAQLAEILDYTGLTSVATRPGQQLNLFQRRMVEVAKALVGKPKLLLFDEPGAGLTEQESQLLRAAIVGIPARFGAQVLLIDHDVDLIKATCTQTLVMDFGRRLALGPTAEVLEDPDVRRAYLGT from the coding sequence ATGATCGAACTGAACCAGGTCAGCGTCGCCTTCTGGGGCGTCAAGGCCGTCGACAGTCTCACGGCCCGCCTCAGCGCACCGGTGTGCGGCCTGATCGGGCCCAACGGCGCCGGCAAGACCACCCTGGTGAACCTGCTCAGCGGCCTGGTGCCGGCGGCCGAGGGCACCGTCCATGTGCAGGGCACGCCGCTGCTGGGCATGAAGCCGATTGCCCGCGTGCGCTTTGGCGTGCGGCGCTCGTTCCAGACCGAGCAGGTGGTCGAAGACCTGAACGTCTGGGACAACGTGCGTGCCGTGCTCGACCATGTACCTCATGAGCGGGCGACCGTGCAGGCTCAGCTGGCCGAGATCCTTGACTACACGGGCCTCACCTCGGTGGCCACGCGGCCCGGCCAGCAGCTCAATCTGTTCCAGCGCCGCATGGTCGAGGTGGCCAAGGCGCTGGTGGGCAAGCCTAAGCTGCTGTTGTTCGACGAGCCCGGCGCCGGCCTGACCGAGCAGGAGTCGCAGCTGCTGCGCGCCGCCATCGTCGGCATCCCGGCGCGCTTCGGTGCCCAGGTGCTGCTGATAGACCACGACGTGGACCTGATCAAGGCCACCTGCACCCAGACCCTGGTGATGGACTTCGGCCGCCGCTTGGCGCTGGGGCCCACCGCCGAGGTGCTGGAAGACCCGGACGTGCGCCGCGCCTACCTCGGCACCTGA
- a CDS encoding branched-chain amino acid ABC transporter permease, translating to MSYEQTLSPPADAGPGELQQALARAASEARRSWLTMLLLLSLLALALPWLANAYWIKSLISAMALAVAAAGVALLYGQLGLVTLCQHALLGAGGWVALRLSHGLQLPFELCVLAAGATSCLIGMLAGLPALRMKGLYLALVTLMMAGGFQVVVSATGFPDGGEGWLGRVVGSERLMMARPALALSDAAYFRYVVICLALVLSLIELHRRTKAGRSWALIRRGEAAAVSAGVNILLYQTWAFGLAGFCAGVSGALLAGGVGQLDGRAFGAGDSVMTFALSVVGGVYHWLGPIIAGLLMRAVPSLLSDYNVSGFLADIFFGAALLHALITAPQGVAGQLLQALTAVRRRLSRRPA from the coding sequence ATGTCTTACGAGCAAACCCTTTCTCCACCCGCAGACGCCGGTCCCGGCGAGCTGCAGCAGGCACTGGCCCGCGCCGCCAGCGAGGCCCGCCGTTCCTGGCTGACGATGCTGTTGCTGCTATCGCTTCTCGCACTGGCGCTGCCCTGGCTGGCCAATGCCTACTGGATCAAGAGCCTGATCTCGGCCATGGCCCTGGCCGTGGCCGCTGCTGGTGTGGCGCTGTTGTACGGTCAGCTGGGCCTGGTCACGCTCTGCCAGCACGCGCTGCTGGGCGCCGGCGGCTGGGTCGCGCTGCGGCTGAGCCATGGCCTGCAGCTGCCCTTCGAGCTGTGCGTGCTGGCGGCCGGGGCCACGTCGTGCCTGATCGGCATGCTGGCCGGCCTGCCGGCGCTGCGCATGAAGGGACTGTACCTGGCCCTGGTCACCCTGATGATGGCCGGCGGCTTCCAGGTCGTCGTCAGCGCCACCGGCTTTCCGGACGGCGGCGAGGGCTGGCTGGGCCGCGTCGTCGGCAGCGAGCGGCTGATGATGGCGCGTCCCGCCCTGGCGCTGTCCGACGCGGCCTATTTCCGCTATGTCGTGATCTGCCTGGCCCTGGTGCTGAGCCTGATCGAGCTGCACCGCCGCACCAAGGCTGGCCGCTCCTGGGCGCTGATACGCCGTGGCGAGGCGGCGGCCGTCAGCGCCGGCGTCAACATCCTGCTGTACCAGACCTGGGCCTTCGGCCTGGCCGGCTTCTGCGCCGGCGTCAGCGGCGCGCTGCTGGCCGGCGGCGTGGGCCAGCTGGACGGCCGTGCCTTCGGCGCCGGCGACTCGGTGATGACCTTTGCCTTGAGCGTCGTCGGCGGCGTCTATCACTGGCTGGGGCCCATCATCGCCGGCCTGCTGATGCGGGCCGTGCCCTCGCTGCTGTCGGACTACAACGTCAGCGGCTTTCTGGCCGACATCTTCTTTGGTGCGGCCCTGCTGCATGCGCTGATCACCGCGCCGCAGGGCGTGGCCGGCCAGCTGCTGCAGGCGCTGACCGCCGTGCGCCGCCGGCTGAGCAGGAGGCCCGCATGA
- a CDS encoding branched-chain amino acid ABC transporter permease: MVDLLPFLISGLGIGAVYALSGVGLVVLYRSSGVLNFAFGALGAIGAYVAWSLLDQDWPQWLAWASAVGTAMALSLAYGRLLAPRLAHRDPTIRSIGTLGFALIVMGFTEWYWGAQPRRLVLPTDAEALEFADVRLTYTRVLGLALALAMMAGIGLLLSRTRIGLKMRALANDRDLSALLGLRVLQVDTVAWVLSGAFAGVCGLLLANIVRLQATLLTFLVIPAFAAAILGRLNSLPVTVAAGISIGVLEALAITVPGFAPYRTAVPFLVALAAILFFRSDARKA, translated from the coding sequence ATGGTCGATCTGCTGCCTTTCCTGATCTCCGGTCTGGGCATCGGCGCCGTCTATGCCCTGTCCGGTGTCGGTCTGGTGGTGCTGTACCGATCCTCGGGCGTGCTGAACTTTGCCTTCGGCGCGCTCGGCGCAATCGGTGCCTATGTGGCCTGGTCGTTGCTGGACCAGGACTGGCCGCAGTGGCTGGCCTGGGCCAGCGCCGTGGGCACGGCCATGGCCCTGTCGCTGGCCTATGGCCGGCTGCTGGCACCCCGGCTGGCCCACCGCGACCCGACGATACGCAGCATAGGCACCCTGGGCTTTGCGCTGATCGTGATGGGCTTCACCGAGTGGTACTGGGGCGCCCAGCCCCGCCGCCTGGTGCTGCCCACCGATGCCGAGGCGCTGGAGTTCGCCGATGTGCGCCTGACCTACACCCGCGTGCTGGGCCTCGCCCTGGCGCTGGCGATGATGGCGGGCATAGGCCTGCTGCTGAGCCGCACCCGCATCGGCCTGAAGATGCGCGCGCTGGCCAATGACCGCGACCTGAGCGCGCTGCTGGGCCTGCGCGTGCTGCAGGTGGACACGGTGGCCTGGGTGCTGTCGGGCGCCTTCGCCGGCGTCTGCGGCCTGCTGCTGGCCAATATCGTGCGGCTGCAGGCGACCCTGCTGACTTTTCTGGTGATACCGGCCTTTGCCGCCGCCATTTTGGGCCGACTGAACTCCCTGCCGGTGACGGTGGCGGCCGGCATCAGCATAGGCGTGCTGGAGGCTCTGGCCATCACGGTGCCGGGTTTTGCCCCCTACCGCACGGCCGTGCCCTTTCTGGTGGCGCTGGCGGCCATCCTCTTTTTCCGCAGCGATGCACGCAAGGCCTGA
- a CDS encoding ABC transporter substrate-binding protein, translating into MKHIIQRALPVALGLAALSGAGWAQNVSCGLNNGKAATGEPLAIGAVVGKTGPDDFSSAAGAAAAYFKCVNANGGINGRPVDYIVADDQWNPETATQVASKLVKDRKVLAMAGNTSFVECGANAKMYAQEDVMVIAGVGVPRECFNAKNYAPINSGPRVSGTIAAMYAAKKYGAKKMVCIIPNIPSLGNWACEGPKEWGAKNGVVSETIVIDPGSADATSVMLQAASKKPDVIIMNVPKGILVPMLAAAEQQNLGKKIHFVSSAPAYNTEVPKAIGAYWKNNFDTNLEFQPLEAGGPDNKNWLALMDKYGNKADPRDTFSQAGYLAARVVTEAMLKLDPKKIDRAAVSNALRAVSGFKSDILCKPFYVGNGSRHNANNSGPMATSTGNAWEIAPGGCMTADDPELADIRADEKKMGIK; encoded by the coding sequence ATGAAGCACATCATCCAACGCGCTTTGCCCGTGGCCCTTGGCCTGGCGGCGCTGAGCGGCGCCGGCTGGGCACAGAACGTCAGCTGCGGCCTGAACAACGGCAAGGCCGCCACCGGCGAGCCGCTGGCCATAGGCGCCGTGGTCGGCAAGACCGGGCCCGATGACTTCAGCTCGGCCGCCGGTGCCGCCGCCGCCTACTTCAAGTGCGTCAACGCCAACGGCGGCATCAACGGCCGGCCGGTCGACTACATCGTCGCCGACGACCAGTGGAACCCTGAGACCGCCACCCAGGTGGCCTCCAAGCTGGTCAAGGACCGCAAGGTGCTGGCCATGGCCGGCAACACCAGCTTCGTCGAGTGCGGCGCCAACGCCAAGATGTATGCGCAGGAGGACGTGATGGTGATCGCCGGCGTCGGTGTGCCGCGCGAATGCTTCAACGCCAAGAACTATGCGCCGATCAACTCGGGCCCGCGCGTCTCCGGCACGATCGCGGCGATGTATGCGGCCAAGAAGTACGGCGCCAAGAAGATGGTCTGCATCATCCCCAACATCCCCAGCCTGGGCAACTGGGCCTGCGAGGGCCCGAAGGAATGGGGCGCCAAGAACGGCGTGGTGTCCGAGACCATCGTCATCGACCCGGGCTCGGCCGACGCCACCTCGGTGATGCTGCAGGCGGCAAGCAAGAAGCCCGACGTCATCATCATGAACGTGCCCAAGGGCATTCTGGTGCCCATGCTGGCCGCGGCCGAGCAGCAGAACCTGGGCAAGAAGATCCACTTCGTGTCGTCGGCCCCGGCCTACAACACCGAGGTGCCCAAGGCCATAGGCGCCTACTGGAAGAACAACTTCGACACCAATCTCGAGTTCCAGCCGCTGGAGGCCGGCGGCCCGGACAACAAGAACTGGCTGGCGCTGATGGACAAGTACGGCAACAAGGCCGACCCGCGCGACACCTTCTCGCAGGCCGGCTATCTGGCCGCACGCGTGGTCACCGAGGCGATGCTGAAGCTGGACCCCAAGAAGATTGACCGCGCCGCCGTCAGCAATGCGCTGCGCGCGGTCAGCGGCTTCAAGAGCGACATCCTGTGCAAGCCCTTCTACGTCGGCAACGGCAGCCGCCACAACGCCAACAACAGCGGGCCCATGGCCACCAGCACCGGCAACGCCTGGGAGATCGCCCCCGGCGGCTGCATGACGGCCGATGACCCCGAGCTGGCCGACATCCGCGCCGACGAGAAGAAGATGGGCATCAAGTAA
- a CDS encoding aldehyde dehydrogenase family protein translates to MHPRDLSLEQLAKVGFLARHRHHNFIDGRACPAASGLFTPVVDPATELVVAEASDSDERDVELAVASARRTFEDSAWSAMLPAERERLLYKLSQLIEEHADELSALETLQSGKLQAIARMIDVGSGAAFVRYMAGWATKLEGQTLDPSIPGPPGTQYITYTRREAVGVVAAVVPWNFPLAIALWKVAPALAAGCTVVLKPSEETPLTALRLAELVMQAGFPAGVLNVVCGRGHTAGAALTRHPDVNKISFTGSTAVGRQIGHAAVDNMARMTLELGGKSPMIVLADADPAKAALGAAMGIFFNQGQVCTAGSRLYVHRSIFDQVLKGLAEAAQSLKIGSGFDAASQLGPLASKRHFERVLGFIAEARAEGARVVTGGERALAGGYFVQPTVLTDVHAGMRIVREEVFGPVIVAMPFDDVDEAVRLANDNPMGLAASIWSNDLSAVHQLIPRLKAGTVWVNTHNMLDNNLPLGGYKQSGYGRDLGRAAVESFTELKSVCMAV, encoded by the coding sequence ATGCACCCGCGAGATCTATCGCTTGAACAGCTTGCCAAGGTCGGCTTTCTCGCGCGCCACCGGCATCACAATTTCATTGACGGCCGCGCCTGCCCGGCGGCGTCGGGACTGTTCACCCCCGTGGTGGACCCGGCCACCGAGCTGGTCGTCGCCGAGGCGTCGGACAGCGACGAGCGCGATGTCGAACTGGCCGTGGCCAGCGCACGCCGCACCTTCGAGGACTCGGCCTGGTCGGCCATGCTGCCGGCCGAGCGCGAGCGCCTGCTCTACAAGCTGTCGCAGCTGATCGAGGAGCATGCCGATGAGCTGAGCGCGCTGGAGACCCTGCAAAGCGGCAAGCTGCAGGCGATTGCGCGGATGATCGACGTGGGCAGCGGCGCCGCCTTCGTGCGCTATATGGCCGGCTGGGCCACCAAGCTGGAAGGCCAGACCCTGGACCCGTCCATCCCCGGCCCGCCGGGCACGCAGTACATCACCTATACCCGGCGCGAGGCGGTGGGCGTGGTGGCGGCGGTCGTGCCCTGGAACTTTCCGCTGGCCATCGCGCTGTGGAAGGTGGCACCGGCGCTGGCGGCCGGCTGCACGGTGGTGCTCAAGCCGTCTGAAGAGACGCCGCTGACCGCGCTGCGCCTGGCCGAGCTGGTGATGCAGGCGGGCTTTCCGGCCGGCGTGCTGAATGTGGTCTGCGGCCGCGGCCACACGGCGGGCGCGGCGCTGACCCGCCACCCGGACGTCAACAAGATCAGCTTCACCGGCTCCACCGCCGTGGGCAGGCAGATCGGCCATGCCGCCGTCGACAATATGGCGCGCATGACCCTGGAGCTGGGTGGCAAGTCGCCGATGATCGTGCTGGCCGACGCCGACCCGGCCAAGGCGGCCCTCGGCGCGGCGATGGGCATCTTCTTCAACCAGGGTCAGGTTTGCACTGCAGGCTCGCGGCTGTATGTGCATCGGTCGATCTTCGACCAGGTGCTGAAGGGTCTGGCCGAGGCTGCACAGTCACTGAAGATTGGCTCCGGCTTCGACGCCGCCTCGCAGCTGGGGCCGCTGGCCTCGAAGCGCCACTTCGAGCGGGTGCTGGGCTTCATCGCCGAGGCCCGGGCCGAGGGGGCGCGCGTCGTCACCGGCGGCGAGCGGGCGCTGGCCGGAGGCTACTTCGTGCAGCCCACGGTGCTGACCGATGTGCATGCCGGCATGCGCATCGTGCGCGAAGAGGTGTTCGGCCCGGTGATCGTCGCCATGCCCTTCGACGATGTGGACGAAGCCGTGCGCCTGGCCAATGACAACCCGATGGGGCTGGCCGCCAGCATCTGGTCCAACGATCTGTCGGCCGTGCACCAGTTGATTCCGCGGCTGAAGGCCGGCACCGTCTGGGTCAACACCCACAACATGCTGGACAACAACCTGCCGCTGGGCGGCTACAAGCAATCGGGCTATGGGCGCGACCTTGGCCGCGCCGCCGTCGAGAGTTTCACCGAGCTGAAAAGCGTGTGCATGGCCGTCTGA
- a CDS encoding transporter, translating to MARQISAITLAAAAALLSGTAQATEGGGGVYPNGNENYLVGAMPPPGTYWLAYSGYDHLTKLRDNNGDRINVPFDVKVGAFAPRFVWVTDTKILGGQLAWHVIVPLLNVDVSVAGQSQRKSAIGDIVFGPGIGFHEGNLHYVFALDVNAPTGSYKKTDLANTSRNYWNLEPLIAISYVQPQGINADIKFHYDFNAENKATHYKSGQEFHFDYALGYGFGNGWVAGVGGYVYQQVAADRLNGATVANAKGEAMGFGPSIKYDNGKGFFITAKWQQDFSVKNRAEGTALKVKFSIPF from the coding sequence ATGGCACGTCAAATAAGCGCAATCACTCTCGCCGCTGCGGCGGCACTGCTGAGCGGCACTGCCCAGGCCACCGAGGGCGGTGGCGGGGTTTATCCGAACGGCAACGAGAACTATCTGGTGGGCGCGATGCCGCCCCCAGGCACCTACTGGTTGGCCTACAGCGGCTACGACCATCTGACCAAGCTGCGCGACAACAACGGCGACCGCATCAATGTGCCGTTCGACGTCAAGGTCGGTGCCTTTGCGCCGCGCTTCGTCTGGGTCACCGACACCAAGATTCTGGGCGGGCAGCTGGCCTGGCATGTGATCGTGCCGTTGCTGAATGTGGACGTCAGTGTGGCTGGCCAGAGTCAGCGTAAGTCGGCCATCGGTGACATCGTGTTCGGCCCGGGCATCGGCTTTCACGAGGGCAATCTGCACTATGTGTTCGCGCTGGACGTCAACGCACCAACCGGCTCCTACAAGAAGACCGACCTGGCCAACACCAGCCGCAACTACTGGAATCTGGAGCCGCTGATCGCCATCAGCTATGTGCAGCCGCAGGGCATCAATGCCGACATCAAGTTTCACTACGACTTCAACGCCGAGAACAAGGCCACCCATTACAAGTCCGGCCAGGAGTTCCACTTCGACTACGCACTGGGCTATGGCTTCGGCAATGGCTGGGTGGCAGGCGTGGGCGGCTACGTCTACCAGCAGGTCGCGGCCGACAGGCTGAACGGTGCGACGGTGGCCAATGCCAAGGGCGAGGCGATGGGCTTCGGGCCGTCGATCAAGTACGACAACGGCAAGGGCTTTTTCATCACCGCCAAGTGGCAGCAGGACTTCTCGGTCAAGAACCGGGCCGAGGGCACGGCGCTGAAGGTCAAGTTCTCTATCCCCTTCTGA
- a CDS encoding nuclear transport factor 2 family protein, with amino-acid sequence MRTNLQIIQEHYAASDRQDIAAMMADLAPDARWTEAAGFPCAGTHIGPQQVIAKVFKVLGGEWEGYTFKLESLIDGGATIAGVGTYSGTYRKTGKAMQARVVHVWQLEGGKIRAFEQFTDTLLVARAMT; translated from the coding sequence ATGCGTACGAATCTGCAGATCATCCAAGAACACTACGCCGCCTCCGACCGCCAGGACATCGCCGCGATGATGGCCGACCTGGCCCCCGACGCCCGCTGGACCGAGGCCGCCGGCTTCCCCTGCGCCGGCACCCATATCGGCCCGCAACAGGTCATAGCCAAGGTGTTCAAGGTGCTGGGCGGCGAGTGGGAGGGCTACACCTTCAAGCTCGAATCGCTGATCGACGGCGGCGCAACGATTGCCGGCGTGGGCACCTACTCGGGCACCTACCGAAAGACCGGCAAAGCCATGCAGGCACGCGTCGTCCATGTCTGGCAGCTCGAGGGCGGCAAGATCCGCGCTTTCGAGCAGTTCACCGACACCCTGCTGGTGGCCCGGGCGATGACATAA
- a CDS encoding MoaF C-terminal domain-containing protein, giving the protein MTQARPAGWKNYDDFADGIATNRLPASAALIGKTLRLSLPGFVLTLSPSDLHRLSWSEQGQHMGHGEDWYEAIEVAPDTFFIDITQASRPQEALTVIVNTRTLRVLAIRCQIISTEAAGGEPRVPQDFWVGTLGDDPSAATGPVPAPTRDLIGLRTWQTYSPSHTYEHTYLSSSRYAWQCLVGVQRGHGDVDLASYYKFDDDQYIFTFREFKIPVASVFFFNFAAGRSTGKFLGVTGAGEIANNPAGAFMRKASMTFYTHGEEPV; this is encoded by the coding sequence ATGACCCAAGCCCGCCCCGCCGGCTGGAAGAATTACGACGACTTCGCCGATGGCATCGCCACCAACCGCCTGCCCGCCTCGGCCGCCCTGATCGGCAAGACCCTGCGCCTGAGCCTGCCCGGCTTTGTGCTGACCCTGAGCCCCAGCGATCTGCACCGCCTGAGCTGGTCCGAGCAGGGCCAACACATGGGCCATGGCGAAGACTGGTACGAGGCGATCGAGGTCGCCCCCGACACCTTCTTCATCGACATCACCCAGGCCTCGCGCCCGCAAGAGGCGCTGACGGTGATCGTCAACACCCGCACGCTGCGCGTGCTGGCGATACGCTGCCAGATCATCAGCACGGAAGCGGCCGGCGGTGAGCCCCGCGTGCCGCAGGACTTCTGGGTCGGCACCTTGGGCGATGACCCATCCGCCGCCACCGGCCCGGTGCCCGCGCCAACGCGAGACCTGATAGGCCTGCGCACCTGGCAGACCTACAGCCCCAGCCACACCTACGAACACACCTATCTGAGCTCCAGCCGTTACGCCTGGCAATGCCTGGTGGGCGTGCAGCGCGGTCATGGCGATGTGGACCTGGCCAGTTACTACAAGTTCGACGACGACCAGTACATCTTCACCTTCCGCGAGTTCAAAATCCCGGTCGCCTCGGTGTTCTTCTTCAACTTCGCGGCAGGCCGCTCCACCGGCAAGTTCCTGGGCGTCACCGGCGCCGGCGAAATTGCCAACAACCCGGCCGGCGCCTTCATGCGCAAGGCTTCGATGACCTTCTACACCCACGGCGAGGAGCCAGTCTGA
- a CDS encoding SDR family oxidoreductase codes for MTSFQGKVAFITGGGTGIGAAVAQQLAAAGAKVVLMGRRLEPLQAVAQPLGGLAVAGDAADAADVRKALAQAHEAFGKVDLLVANAGGHGIGNVIDTTDDSWAQATRLNLDTAFVCAREAMPDLIAQRGNIVILSSLAGHFAGPGVVGYVTMKHALIGLTRSLARDYGPQGVRVNAVCPGWVRTAMADEQMDVLVQKYQLAGVDAAYDKVTRNVPMRRAATADDVANAVLFLASPLAAMITGTSLMVDGGASAVDLPTIAFAD; via the coding sequence ATGACTTCATTCCAGGGCAAGGTGGCCTTCATCACCGGGGGCGGCACCGGCATCGGCGCGGCCGTGGCCCAGCAGCTGGCCGCGGCCGGCGCCAAGGTGGTGCTGATGGGGCGGCGGCTGGAACCCCTGCAGGCCGTGGCCCAGCCCCTGGGTGGCCTGGCGGTGGCCGGCGATGCCGCCGACGCTGCCGACGTGCGCAAGGCGCTGGCCCAGGCGCACGAGGCCTTTGGCAAGGTCGACCTGCTGGTCGCCAATGCCGGCGGCCACGGCATTGGCAACGTGATCGACACGACGGACGACTCCTGGGCCCAGGCCACGCGCCTGAACCTCGACACCGCCTTCGTCTGCGCCCGAGAGGCCATGCCCGACCTGATCGCGCAGCGCGGCAATATCGTCATCCTGTCCTCGCTGGCCGGGCATTTTGCCGGCCCGGGCGTGGTCGGCTATGTGACGATGAAGCATGCGTTGATCGGCTTGACCCGCTCGCTGGCGCGGGACTACGGCCCGCAGGGCGTGCGCGTCAATGCCGTCTGCCCCGGCTGGGTGCGCACGGCGATGGCCGACGAGCAGATGGACGTGCTGGTGCAGAAGTACCAGCTCGCCGGCGTCGATGCCGCCTACGACAAGGTCACCCGCAACGTGCCCATGCGCCGCGCCGCCACGGCCGATGACGTGGCCAACGCGGTGCTGTTCCTGGCCTCGCCGCTGGCCGCGATGATCACCGGCACCTCGCTGATGGTGGATGGCGGCGCCTCCGCCGTCGATCTGCCGACGATTGCCTTCGCCGACTGA